Proteins co-encoded in one Papaver somniferum cultivar HN1 chromosome 5, ASM357369v1, whole genome shotgun sequence genomic window:
- the LOC113284069 gene encoding BTB/POZ domain-containing protein At1g04390-like gives MKSSKIGNDKNRKLSNHVVTLHQRLYQALNLGIKNYDKEGKKWQCTDIEIQRLAVRSISAFVASLSPDILRIPILESSIADILVALEGILQSRNEMLLGMGTTVTVKLVDILGSSMLLYGVSELVQSLSSLLSFHQSPVAISCANVLRRIISKLNPRRFKNHNEVWEIVVEKRNIDCLICNLHDFVFGDQTIEYFQEMASLLKTIIGQWCPSRYDAWSNAKLLKALEVACGNPNSNVKVAILQLYSALALCGYGAIIFLEKGESFLSTIVDCMGSSQPLSVRAEAFKIAQFLMKSEQGCLRITKLYCEPIMKAIINAMDECSYCGKASSDQGILLLEACRLALITRWAGDHHTYLWKFGVDSSLLGLLDNNFCKNKKSTSFSSSREEIDIAKEVLDSNSNGALTPYIWDVLGWLATHCREDYNPEKEGKLNCFNVLIACACLVFKDSIHTGRQVCQNDVSYTSVYEPASRAVLLLIFSPCEYFATQARHILSKLLISSTDHLKFLVNFLKSTSQDTFSVLHNLKTVTNLIHLVCYLGLPEYQSLVTRNEGIKILLTFISWCLKNRVEIRRSRVAPHLRDICGERTCCWVEREDWEGTDILLFYGLWGLAELISNSIRNSEEVSDQLTVGTLFKGSEIQVLVDELQKIFDKSFSSGCRWYSAYILSFFGIYGFPDRIGHRLGKALHEKEHADILLRLSNGESVSVHGVILIMRCPSMLPSGAVSLDSTNFRREVRLSSRVDSKTLAKLLEIAYLGFAHVGKDLVKQLKILAKACNFNFLSRILCRKRPNWGAIIPSYDFTPALGSDGHQFSDVIVEAKAKTEMNFSCTTCPQSMPHMHVHKIILWLSCDYLRALFQSGMQESQSQIIKVPLSWEALEKLVTWFYSDQLPKPSSGCLWDNMDKKQQILQLLPYVEICWLAEFWFLENVREDALEVVVSFLNSSRHLCMEIIQIATELSQWEIVDVAATYMAPMYPQMRDSGDLESSSHELVDLVRVAYVRLTQEGTSNHTN, from the exons ATGAAATCATCAAAGATTGGAAACGACAAGAATCGGAAGCTTAGTAATCATGTGGTCACTCTTCATCAACGACTCTATCAAGCTCTTAATCTCGGAATCAA AAACTATGATAAGGAAGGAAAGAAATGGCAGTGTACAGATATTGAGATACAAAGGCTAGCAGTTCGTTCAATTTCAGCATTTGTTGCTTCTCTTTCACCAGATATATTAAGAATTCCAATACTAGAG AGTTCTATTGCTGATATTTTGGTGGCATTGGAAGGAATTCTTCAATCCAGAAATGAGATGCTACTTGGCATGGGAACAACTGTGACTGTGAAGTTAGTGGACATTCTTGGCAGTTCTATGCTTTTATATGGTGTGTCAGAACTTGTTCAATCTTTGTCCTCATTGCTTTCCTTCCATCAATCTCCAGTAGCCATATCTTGTGCGAACGTCTTGAGACGAATCATCTCGAAATTGAATCCAAGAAGATTCAAAAACCACAATGAGGTGTGGGAAATAGTGGTTGAAAAAAGGAATATTGACTGTTTAATCTGCAACTTACATGATTTTGTATTCGGGGATCaaacaattgaatattttcaagAGATGGCTTCTCTTTTGAAGACAATAATTGGGCAATGGTGTCCCTCTAGGTACGATGCGTGGAGCAATGCTAAACTACTAAAAGCCTTAGAAGTTGCTTGTGGAAATCCTAATTCCAATGTTAAAGTTGCTATTTTGCAGTTGTATTCTGCATTAG CTTTATGTGGTTATGGGGCTATAATATTCCTTGAAAAGGGAGAATCCTTTCTGTCGACGATAGTGGATTGCATGGGCAGCTCCCAACCTCTTTCTGTTCGTGCTGAGGCGTTCAAAATTGCTCAATTTTTAATG AAATCTGAACAAGGTTGTCTCAGAATAACAAAGCTGTACTGTGAGCCTATTATGAAAGCCATAATTAATGCGATGGATGAATGCAGCTATTGTGGAAAGGCATCTTCAGATCAAGGAATTTTATTACTGGAGGCATGCCGTTTGGCTTTAATAACTCGCTGGGCAGGAGACCATCATACCTACCTTTGGAAGTTTGGGGTTGACAGTAGTCTGCTCGGTCTCCTTGATAATAACTTCTGTAAAAACAAAAAATCCACATCATTCTCGTCATCAAGAGAAGAAATAGACATTGCAAAAGAGGTTCTTGATTCTAATTCCAATGGGGCTTTAACACCATACATATGGGATGTTCTTGGATGGCTTGCGACACACTGCAGAGAAGATTACAACCCTGAGAAGGAGGGAAAGCTCAACTGCTTTAATGTTCTTATTGCATGTGCCTG CTTGGTCTTCAAGGATTCAATTCATACAGGACGCCAAGTTTGTCAAAATGACGTCTCTTACACGTCAGTATATGAACCTGCATCTAGGGCAGTTCTGCTGTTGATCTTTTCCCCCTGCGAGTACTTCGCAACCCAAGCTAGACACATTTTATCTAAACTATTGATATCAAGCACAGATCACCTGAAATTTCTAGTTAATTTCCTTAAGTCCACCTCGCAGGATACGTTTTCTGTGTTGCATAATCTGAAAACAGTCACTAATTTGATACATTTGGTGTGTTATTTGGGTTTGCCAGAGTACCAAAGCTTAGTTACTCGAAATGAAGGTATTAAGATTTTATTAACTTTCATCAGTTGGTGCTTAAAAAACCGTGTTGAAATTCGACGTTCAAGAGTCGCCCCTCATCTGCGTGATATATGTGGTGAAAGAACTTGTTGTTGGGTTGAGAGAGAAGATTGGGAGGGCACAGATATTCTTTTGTTTTATGGTTTGTGGGGACTTGCTGAGTTGATATCTAATTCAATAAGAAATAGTGAAGAAGTCTCTGATCAGCTTACCGTTGGCACATTATTCAAAGGTTCTGAAATTCAAGTTTTAGTTGATGAACTGCAGAAAATCTTTGACAAAAGCTTCAGTTCTGGATGTAGATGGTATTCCGCCTATATTCTCAGTTTTTTTGGAATATATGGTTTTCCAGATAGAATTGGCCATAGACTCGGGAAAGCCCTTCATGAAAAAGAACATGCAGACATCTTGCTCCGACTTTCAAACGGGGAGTCTGTGAGTGTTCATGGTGTTATTCTTATTATGAGATGTCCGAGTATGTTGCCAAGTGGAGCAGTTTCTTTGGACAGCACAAATTTCAGGAGGGAAGTCCGCTTATCTTCACGCGTTGATAGTAAGACACTAGCAAAGCTATTAGAAATCGCTTACCTTGGATTCGCGCATGTGGGCAAGGACCTAGTGAAACAGTTGAAAATTCTTGCCAAAGCCTGTAATTTCAATTTTCTATCGCGTATCCTTTGTAGAAAGCGCCCAAATTGGGGAGCTATTATTCCCAGTTATGACTTCACACCTGCTCTTGGATCAGATGGTCATCAATTCTC TGATGTCATTGTGGAGGCTAAGGCAAAGACAGAGATGAACTTTAGTTGCACTACGTGCCCTCAATCAATGCCTCACATGCATGTCCACAAAATAATATTGTGGTTGAGCTGTGATTATCTTAGGGCACTGTTTCAGTCCGGAATGCAGGAGAG CCAGTCTCAAATCATAAAGGTTCCGTTAAGTTGGGAAGCATTGGAAAAGTTAGTCACCTGGTTTTATTCAGATCAACTTCCAAAGCCTAGTTCTGGATGTTTATGGGATAATATGGATAAGAAGCAGCAGATACTTCAACTGCTCCCGTATGTTGAGATCTGTTGGCTTGCTGAATTCTGGTTTTTGGAAAATGTCAGAGAAGATGCTCTAGAAGTGGTTGTATCTTTTCTAAACTCTAGTAGACACTTGTGTATGGAAATCATACAGATTGCTACAGAACTCTCTCAATGGGAAATAGTAGATGTTGCTGCAACTTATATGGCCCCTATGTATCCCCAAATGCGTGATTCAGGTGATCTGGAATCATCGAGTCACGAGCTGGTTGATTTGGTGCGTGTTGCTTATGTTCGGCTTACGCAAGAGGGAACATCAAATCATACAAATTAG
- the LOC113278370 gene encoding U11/U12 small nuclear ribonucleoprotein 35 kDa protein-like, with protein sequence MSSRGGGGVSSSSSRQNVNSVFYAESYHPIQAGSIDGIDILPHDNAVYRALLCSSAGLYDPFGDPKVTGDPYCSLFVGRLSHLTTEDSLHKPMSRYGRIKSLRLVRDIVTGASRGYAFVEYENDRDMRCEAHHSRVDDCEILVDYNRQQLMLGWIPRRLGGGLGGMKGSGQLRFGGRERPFRAPLKSIPFDDLKRLGIPPLPEGQYMTLHQVPPPPRRRRNSVDREEEQSQSHKRSKHSHRSRRRRSTSRDHLSD encoded by the exons ATGAGCagtagaggaggaggaggagtttCAAGTAGTAGTAGTAGACAGAATGTTAATTCAGTGTTTTATGCAGAATCATATCATCCAATACAAGCTGGTAGTATTGATGGAATAGACATTCTTCCTCATGATAATGCTGTTTACAGAGCTCTCCTTTGTTCTTCAGCTGGACTCT ATGACCCATTTGGTGACCCTAAGGTTACCGGAGACCCTTATTGCAGTTTGTTTGTTGGGCGTCTATCTCACCTCACTACTGAAGATTCACTTCATAAG CCAATGAGTAGGTATGGGCGAATCAAGAGTTTGCGATTAGTTCGTGACATTG TAACTGGTGCTTCTCGGGGTTATGCATTTGTTGAATATGAAAACGATAGAGACATGAGGTGC GAAGCTCACCACTCTAGGGTTGACGACTGTGAAATTTTAGTAGATTACAATCGACAGCAGTTGATGCTAGGGTGGATCCCACGAAGATTAG GAGGAGGACTTGGTGGCATGAAAGGATCTGGTCAGCTTCGTTTTGGAGGACGTGAGAGACCGTTCCGAGCTCCCCT GAAATCAATTCCCTTTGACGACTTAAAAAGGCTTGGCATTCCACCTCTTCCAGAAGGACAATATATGACACTTCACCAG GTTCCACCACCTCCTAGAAGACGGAGGAACTCTGTGGATAGAGAGGAAGAACAGTCACAATCTCACAAGCGCAGTAAACATTCCCACCGATCCAGAAGGAGAAGATCCACCAGTAGGGATCACCTATCAGATTAA
- the LOC113280395 gene encoding uncharacterized protein LOC113280395 — protein MVATVIISLLQNIWPFKKPNKPEDLRISDELVNKLAIPDQTKQFVFAIKDPKSESVIYILAAQNLSQQSGLDAEILIKEVKPDAVIAQVSYTALTVIREEEKNYNVPTSSFGVIKGCFLNKINKERYDSLAENQVLKEIFGIGFNGHFLSAEKAAKEVGSLIYVLYDNEPAGDPNPYLPSWLFKGPVMSMNVKEMFGSMISGGSSDVNSQPLGSSSLVPHKMGSLCALSGSKRLCLTNDFYSNMVKSVVSRSVSNLSIGSEAKLGDARPKCDYQAPSYAQTLYPLLTDLYDIFDDLPSIGRAFAYAQKMLYNVEKGETVETQILSEVLAFRVAIEGMRLGLNTGGRCASNQMMNQISSENGYSELSSEDKLHALFAKALQSQTEKFKSVVAIVDASTLGGLRKHWNTILPPEVDDAIEYFFTEHEENSASENTEKKGLLSKKPVVAVGAGATAVLGASSLSKLLPVSPLLKLAAYKTAAMKFTIAQTQKALSIAFSKSLTASKLVFHGIGSSGAKTSVMKAAVSAEKVRTVAHSVITYAEKTSFSTMRTVFYEIMRKRRIRPVGFVPWATFGCSIGACAGLLVYGDGIECAVESVPVATRIASLGRGVQNLHEASQVVANNTEIREAVQSLLYGSKTVKVKVKES, from the coding sequence ATGGTGGCTACTGTTATAATCTCGCTTTTACAGAACATATGGCCATTTAAGAAACCTAATAAACCAGAAGATCTTAGAATCTCTGATGAATTAGTGAATAAGCTCGCAATTCCTGATCAGACGAAACAGTTTGTGTTTGCTATTAAAGATCCAAAGTCAGAATCTGTTATTTATATATTAGCAGCTCAGAATTTGTCTCAACAATCTGGTTTAGATGCTGAGATTCTGATTAAGGAGGTTAAGCCTGATGCGGTGATAGCACAGGTATCATATACGGCGTTAACTGTGAtacgagaagaagagaagaattatAATGTGCCAACTTCTTCATTTGGGGTTATTAAAGGTTGTTTCTTGAATAAGATTAATAAAGAGAGGTATGACAGTTTGGCTGAGAATCAAGTGTTGAAGGAGATTTTCGGGATTGGGTTTAATGGACATTTTTTGAGTGCGGAGAAGGCGGCTAAGGAGGTTGGTTCTTTGATCTATGTTCTTTATGATAATGAACCAGCTGGTGATCCTAACCCGTACTTGCCTAGTTGGTTGTTTAAAGGTCCTGTCATGAGTATGAATGTTAAAGAGATGTTTGGGAGTATGATTAGTGGTGGTAGTAGTGATGTGAATAGTCAACCATTAGGTTCGAGCAGCTTGGTACCACATAAAATGGGGTCTCTTTGTGCTTTGTCAGGTTCGAAACGGTTGTGTTTGACAAATGATTTTTATTCGAATATGGTAAAATCTGTAGTTTCTAGATCAGTTTCAAATTTAAGTATTGGTTCAGAAGCTAAGTTGGGTGATGCTCGGCCGAAATGTGATTATCAGGCTCCTTCTTATGCTCAAACTCTTTATCCGTTGCTTACTGATTTGTATGATATATTTGATGATTTACCATCGATTGGGAGggcctttgcttatgcacaaaaGATGCTTTACAATGTGGAGAAAGGAGAAACTGTGGAAACACAGATATTATCTGAAGTCCTTGCATTTCGGGTTGCTATAGAGGGAATGAGACTTGGGTTGAACACTGGTGGGCGATGTGCTTCCAACCAAATGATGAACCAAATCTCATCTGAAAATGGGTACTCAGAGCTCTCTAGCGAAGATAAGCTTCATGCTCTATTTGCAAAAGCTCTCCAGAGCCAGACCGAGAAGTTCAAATCTGTAGTTGCAATAGTGGATGCTAGTACTTTAGGTGGTTTGAGGAAGCATTGGAATACTATTCTGCCCCCTGAGGTTGATGATGCAATTGAATATTTCTTCACAGAGCATGAGGAAAACTCGGCCTCTGAAAACACTGAGAAAAAGGGTTTATTATCCAAAAAACCAGTAGTTGCAGTTGGCGCAGGAGCTACTGCGGTTTTAGGAGCTTCATCCCTCTCAAAGCTTTTGCCAGTGTCACCATTGTTGAAGTTGGCTGCATACAAAACTGCTGCAATGAAGTTCACCATTGCTCAAACTCAGAAGGCTCTGTCAATCGCCTTCAGCAAAAGCTTGACAGCATCTAAACTGGTATTCCATGGAATAGGGAGCTCTGGAGCCAAAACGTCGGTCATGAAAGCAGCAGTTTCTGCTGAGAAAGTGCGGACGGTGGCTCACAGTGTTATAACATATGCTGAGAAGACCAGTTTTTCGACGATGCGAACAGTATTTTATGAAATAATGCGAAAAAGACGAATCAGACCAGTTGGCTTTGTACCATGGGCCACATTTGGATGTAGCATTGGTGCGTGCGCAGGTTTGCTAGTTTATGGAGACGGAATTGAGTGTGCCGTAGAGTCAGTCCCTGTGGCCACCAGAATCGCTTCTTTAGGTCGCGGAGTTCAGAATTTACACGAGGCATCTCAGGTAGTTGCAAACAACACAGAGATACGGGAAGCAGTACAATCTTTACTGTATGGTTCAAAGACAgtaaaagtaaaagttaaagagAGTTGA